A stretch of Tripterygium wilfordii isolate XIE 37 chromosome 11, ASM1340144v1, whole genome shotgun sequence DNA encodes these proteins:
- the LOC120009002 gene encoding small ribosomal subunit protein S13, mitochondrial, with the protein MFGFRSSVAAASDIGLRLLRNTSFHGLWVQCFRLGNTEIPINKRLAVSLQHIHGVGRARANQILADLSMVNKPTCDLTAFEINSLREEVRKYMIGEDLKRAVRSDIHRLIDVQCYKGIRHTQGLPVRGQRTKTNARTVKGRGAAVPGKKKPTR; encoded by the exons atgtttgGATTTCGCAGTTCGGTGGCAGCCGCATCTGATATTGGGCTCCGTCTTCTTCGAAATACGTCG TTTCATGGTCTGTGGGTCCAATGCTTTCGTTTGGGAAACACAGAGATTCCAATCAACAAGCGACTGGCAGTCTCTCTTCAGCACATCCATGGAGTTGGCCGTGCCAGAGCCAACCAAATTCTCGCTGACCTCAGTATGGTGAACAAGCCCACTTGTGATTTGACTGCATTTGAAATCAATTCTCTGCGCGAGGAAGTCCGAAAGTATATGATAGGAGAAGATTTG AAACGAGCTGTTAGAAGTGATATACATAGACTGATAGACGTCCAATGCTACAAAGGGATTCGGCATACTCAGGGGTTGCCAGTCAGAGGACAGCGCACGAAAACGAATGCTCGGACAGTTAAGGGTCGGGGGGCTGCTGTTCCGGGAAAGAAGAAACCTACTAGATAA
- the LOC120009629 gene encoding uncharacterized protein LOC120009629 gives MNYLREHSLLFLVDPDPENNLLVYPQIIRSFYHTLIELPRSERTRDQLVYQVIIAGVKVQFTTADLCCCLGYPPTDDEPTGSRQPIYASKQEMIDDMCGGKMNKHNNAARRAYLPSKMWLLDDAIRKNLCPIGHEQERRGKFLSVLYYMYKGCWFDIGKIYLAMICKAKYVVENKPKKVGKLFFPRLITRLLLFKSIRPPRPQASLGYQVTMLEKWTWRQSISHLKTTSARQKQTQEAPSTSPPGDSSSGVAVSPQSDHISAAIARLEMGLQTLEDGQHRLEHMMAALMDMIRK, from the coding sequence atgaactacttgagggagcattctttgttgtttctcgtagatccagatccagaaaataacttactggtgtatcctcagatcattcgctctttctatcacactctcatcgagttaCCACGAAGCGAGCGGACTAgggatcaactggtttatcaggttatcattgctggtgtgaaagttcaattcacaacagcagatctgtgttgctgcttagggtatccaccaaCAGATGAtgagcccactggatctcgacaaccaatctatgcatcaaagcaagaaatgattgatgatatgtgcggTGGAAAGATGAATAAACACAATAACGCTGCACGCCGCGCCTACTTgccatcaaagatgtggttgttggatgatgctattaggaaaaatctttgtcctataggccatgagcaagaacgacggggaaaattcCTCTCAGTTTTATACTATATGTATAAAGGgtgttggtttgatattggaaagatctatctggccatgatCTGCAAAGCCAAATATGTTGTTGAGAATAAGCCaaaaaaggtggggaagttatttttcccacggcttatcacaaggttgcttttgttcaaaagcattcgacctcctcggcctcaagcatctttgggttatcaggtcaccatgctggaaaaatggacatggcgtcagagcatcagccatttgaaaacaacttctgctagacagaagcagacccaagaagctCCCTCAACATCACCACCTGGAGATTCCTCATCAGGAGTTGCAgtgtctccacaatcagatcacatAAGTGCAgcaatagcccggctagagatggggctacaaacactagaggatggacaacacagactggagcacatgatggccgcactcatggatatgatacgaaagtga
- the LOC120009734 gene encoding probable calcium-binding protein CML29, which yields MAQLGSLSAETETLSYALSLIEAFRAFDSDNDGSITAAELGGVLASLGYNASEEDTGAMMQQGDKNKDGLLSIEEFLEMNTRDLEHGGLASLLRDAFEHLDLNNDQSVTAEELCQNMENMGLELSLEDCQSIIASMDADGDGAASLEDLKLILNSLL from the coding sequence ATGGCTCAGTTGGGTTCTCTCTCTGCAGAAACTGAGACACTGAGTTATGCCCTAAGCCTCATTGAGGCATTTAGGGCATTCGACTCCGACAACGATGGATCGATCACTGCTGCAGAGCTCGGAGGAGTCCTGGCTTCACTCGGGTACAACGCAAGCGAAGAAGACACAGGAGCCATGATGCAACAAGGAGACAAAAACAAAGATGGGTTACTAAGCATTGAGGAGTTCTTAGAGATGAACACCAGAGATTTGGAACATGGTGGACTTGCAAGTTTACTCAGAGACGCTTTCGAGCATCTTGACCTTAACAATGATCAAAGTGTCACAGCAGAGGAACTCTGTCAGAATATGGAGAATATGGGATTGGAGTTGTCTTTGGAGGATTGCCAAAGTATTATTGCTTCAATGGATGCTGATGGGGATGGAGCTGCTAGTCTTGAAGATCTCAAGCTCATACTCAATTCCCTTCTCTAG
- the LOC120009223 gene encoding nitrate reductase [NADH]-like: MAASVDNGHFTTSLNGVVRSLKPGTNHRSGSPARNCNFSSPVHELTQPKKAVQMADDLSSEDDEDENDYKALILKGNNELEPSILDPRDEGTADNWIERNPSMIRLTGKHPFNSEPPLNRLMHHGFITPVSLHYVRNHGYVPKANWDEWTVEVTGLVKRPTRFTMDQLANDFPSREFPVTLVCAGNRRKEQNLVKQTIGFNWGASGVSTSVWRGVPLRILLKRCGIYSRKGGALNVCFEGAEDLPGGGGSKYGTSIRKEIAMDPSRDIILAYMQNGDVLKPDHGFPVRVIMPGFIGGRMVKWLKRIVVTTKESDNYYHYKDNRVLPSHVDAELANAEAWWYKKEYIINELNINSVITTPCHEEILPITSWTTQRPYTMRGYAYSGGGKYVTRVEVTMDGGETWHVCSLDHPEKPNKYGKYWCWCFWSVEVEVLDLLGAKEIAVRAWDETHNTQPEKLIWNLMGMMNNCWFRVKTNICKPHKGEIGIIFEHPTLPGNQSGGWMAKERRLEILSETQQALKKSVSSPFINTSSKSFSLSEVKKHHSPDSAWIIIHGHVYDCTRFLKDHPGGVDSILINAGTDCTEEFDAIHSDKAKKMLEDYRIGELITVDYSSDSAASSPNSSVHGASNLTHLAPITEVAPARPVALVPREIIHCKLIEKISLSHDVRLFRFALPSEDQVLGLPVGKHIFLRATIEDKLCMRAYTPTSTIDEVGHFDLVIKIYFKGVHPRFPNGGLLSQHLDSLPIGSILDVKGPLGHIEYNGRGNFMVHGKPKFAKKLAMLAGGTGITPIYQVVQAILKNPEDETEMYVVYANRTEEDILLKEEFDSWASKHDRLKVWYVIQESIREDWKYSVGFITESILRDHIPEGSNDTLALACGPPPMIQFAVQPNLEKMNYDVKNSLLIF; the protein is encoded by the exons ATGGCGGCCTCAGTCGATAACGGCCACTTTACAACTTCGTTGAATGGCGTTGTTCGGTCACTGAAGCCAGGTACAAACCACAGGTCCGGCTCGCCGGCACGGAATTGTAATTTCTCATCTCCGGTACATGAACTCACTCAGCCCAAAAAAGCAGTCCAAATGGCGGATGACTTGTCAAGCGAAGACGATGAGGATGAGAATGATTATAAGGCTTTGATTCTAAAAGGCAACAATGAATTGGAGCCTTCGATTTTGGATCCTAGAGATGAAGGCACGGCGGACAATTGGATTGAGCGGAACCCTTCCATGATCCGGCTCACAGGGAAACACCCCTTCAATTCTGAACCGCCGCTTAACCGGCTTATGCATCACGGTTTCATTACTCCGGTCTCTCTCCACTATGTTCGGAACCACGGATATGTCCCCAAAGCTAACTGGGATGAGTGGACAGTCGAGGTCACCGGTTTAGTCAAAAGACCGACCCGGTTCACCATGGACCAGCTTGCTAACGACTTCCCGAGCAGGGAATTCCCGGTCACGCTTGTTTGCGCAGGGAACAGGCGCAAGGAACAAAACCTGGTCAAGCAAACAATTGGTTTCAATTGGGGCGCTTCAGGAGTATCCACTTCAGTGTGGCGGGGTGTACCGTTGCGTATCTTGCTCAAGCGATGTGGCATCTATAGTAGAAAAGGTGGGGCCCTCAACGTGTGCTTCGAAGGAGCCGAAGATTTACCCGGTGGCGGCGGATCCAAATACGGGACAAGTATCCGTAAAGAGATCGCTATGGATCCATCGCGTGACATCATTCTCGCTTACATGCAAAACGGCGATGTCTTAAAGCCGGATCACGGGTTCCCGGTTCGGGTTATCATGCCCGGTTTCATCGGTGGTCGTATGGTGAAATGGTTAAAACGCATCGTAGTGACGACAAAGGAATCCGACAATTACTACCATTACAAGGACAATAGGGTCCTTCCATCTCATGTTGACGCCGAGCTCGCTAATGCTGAAG CCTGGTGGTACAAGAAGGagtatatcatcaatgaactcAACATTAACTCGGTCATAACGACGCCGTGTCATGAGGAGATATTGCCGATAACTTCATGGACCACTCAAAGGCCATACACCATGAGGGGATACGCATATTCCG GAGGTGGGAAGTACGTGACACGTGTCGAGGTAACAATGGACGGTGGGGAGACGTGGCACGTGTGTAGTTTGGACCACCCTGAGAAGCCCAACAAGTATGGTAAATATTGGTGTTGGTGCTTCTGGTCCGTGGAGGTGGAGGTGCTGGACCTACTTGGGGCCAAGGAAATTGCAGTCCGAGCCTGGGACGAGACCCACAACACCCAGCCCGAGAAGCTTATTTGGAATCTTATG GGAATGATGAACAACTGCTGGTTCCGAGTCAAAACCAATATTTGTAAACCTCACAAGGGTGAAATTGGTATAATATTTGAACACCCAACACTCCCAGGCAATCAATCTGGTGGATGGATGGCTAAAGAGAGACGCCTAGAAATATTATCGGAGACCCAACAAGCCTTAAAGAAGAGCGTCTCATCGCCCTTCATAAACACTTCTTCAAAGTCCTTCTCATTGTCGGAGGTCAAGAAGCACCACTCCCCTGATTCTGCCTGGATTATCATCCACGGCCACGTCTACGACTGCACACGCTTCCTCAAAGACCACCCCGGAGGCGTCGACAGTATTCTGATAAATGCTGGCACAGATTGTACTGAAGAATTTGATGCAATCCATTCTGATAAGGCCAAGAAGATGCTGGAAGACTATCGAATTGGTGAGTTGATCACCGTCGATTATAGCTCGGATTCAGCTGCCTCGTCTCCTAATAGCTCCGTCCACGGTGCCTCTAACTTGACACATTTAGCTCCGATCACTGAAGTTGCACCGGCAAGGCCTGTTGCTCTTGTTCCACGCGAAATTATTCACTGCAAGCTTATCGAAAAGATATCGTTATCTCACGACGTTCGTCTCTTTCGGTTCGCATTGCCATCTGAGGATCAAGTTCTTGGATTACCAGTAGGAAAACACATATTTTTACGTGCCACCATTGAAGACAAATTGTGCATGAGAGCTTATACTCCAACAAGCACCATTGATGAAGTTGGTCACTTTGATCTAGTGATCAAGATTTATTTCAAGGGCGTCCACCCCAGATTTCCCAATGGTGGGCTCCTCTCACAACACCTTGATTCGCTCCCGATTGGGTCTATTTTGGACGTGAAGGGGCCATTGGGACACATTGAATATAACGGGCGTGGAAATTTCATGGTTCATGGAAAACCCAAGTTCGCCAAGAAGCTAGCAATGTTGGCCGGTGGGACCGGGATCACACCAATTTACCAAGTGGTTCAAGCCATTTTGAAGAACCCAGAGGATGAAACAGAGATGTACGTGGTCTATGCGAACAGAACAGAGGAGGATATACTGTTGAAGGAAGAATTTGATTCCTGGGCTTCAAAGCATGATAGGCTAAAGGTGTGGTACGTGATTCAAGAGTCGATCAGGGAAGATTGGAAATATAGTGTGGGATTCATTACAGAGAGTATCTTGAGAGATCATATTCCAGAAGGATCAAATGATACTCTGGCTCTGGCATGTGGGCCACCACCAATGATCCAGTTTGCAGTGCAGCCAAATTTGGAgaagatgaattatgatgtCAAGAATTCTTTGTTGATCTTTTAG